Proteins from a genomic interval of Anatilimnocola floriformis:
- a CDS encoding DUF1559 domain-containing protein, which translates to MNRFSIARRAFTLVELLVVIAIIGVLVALLLPAVQAAREAARRTTCQNHSRQIGLAIHNYNDTHVWLPAGMEVELSIHCTAADCRGNAMWTRLLPYIEQRNISDRYDDSLGYNVANHVNVLGAVPIATYTCPSDAKWLTTKNRRNFFGIAGGRVRDSHGWRGDVYLDGIFNINQRRKLAEITDGTSNTMAVGESCHAQLWGLGPGYGVATQGGPVGWIVGSACIKPNCLPADRSYGRDMRNTRFPINAIVPLLADNENDSPLGSQHPGGANFVFADGHVSFLRTGLEMNIYQMLAACQDGEVVPGGNY; encoded by the coding sequence ATGAATCGCTTTTCCATCGCGCGGCGAGCTTTTACGCTTGTCGAATTGCTGGTCGTCATTGCCATCATCGGCGTACTGGTCGCGTTGCTCTTGCCGGCCGTGCAGGCCGCCCGCGAAGCAGCCCGCCGAACGACTTGCCAGAATCATTCGCGTCAAATCGGCCTGGCCATTCACAATTACAACGACACGCACGTCTGGCTGCCGGCCGGCATGGAAGTGGAACTGTCGATCCATTGCACGGCTGCCGATTGCCGAGGCAATGCGATGTGGACGCGGTTGCTGCCGTATATCGAGCAGCGGAATATCTCCGATCGATACGACGACTCGCTGGGCTACAACGTGGCCAATCATGTGAACGTGCTCGGCGCGGTGCCGATTGCGACCTACACCTGTCCGAGCGATGCCAAATGGCTGACGACAAAGAACCGCCGCAATTTCTTCGGCATTGCAGGTGGCCGGGTGCGCGATAGCCACGGCTGGCGGGGCGATGTTTATCTCGACGGCATCTTCAATATCAATCAGCGCCGCAAACTCGCCGAGATCACCGACGGCACGTCGAACACGATGGCCGTCGGCGAATCGTGTCACGCGCAGTTGTGGGGACTCGGGCCAGGTTATGGCGTGGCGACCCAAGGTGGGCCCGTCGGTTGGATCGTCGGCAGTGCGTGCATCAAACCGAATTGCTTACCCGCCGATCGGTCGTATGGACGCGATATGCGCAACACGCGATTCCCCATCAACGCCATCGTGCCGTTGCTGGCTGACAACGAAAACGACTCGCCGCTGGGAAGTCAGCATCCGGGCGGAGCAAACTTTGTGTTCGCCGACGGCCATGTGAGCTTCCTGCGGACCGGCCTAGAAATGAACATCTATCAAATGCTGGCTGCCTGTCAGGATGGCGAAGTGGTGCCTGGTGGAAATTACTAA
- a CDS encoding 2OG-Fe(II) oxygenase, translated as MPQAKALLQNGDPAPWLLATSIAGIPYKLDSHAGRYLVVSFFRSAGDATSQQLLRGLAAIGQRFDYDNVGFVGVSVDPQDQEQNRLADRGNGVRFVYDLDRSASKQFGAATLDPVSSPEQRDLYRRMTVVIDERLRTVATLLLEDNRADEHLKQLQAILDRLPPLPAESLAAVQAPILIVPRVFEPALCRELIAYYETQGGEVSGFMKDVNGKTVEIHNPDHKQRKDCEIADEDLRKRAMFAVHDRVGPEIQRAFQFHATRIERHIVACYDANDGGHFRAHRDNTTKGTAHRKFAVSLNLNTGEYDGGRLRFPEFGRLQYEAPAGGAVVFSCSLLHEATKITRGKRYAYLPFLYDEAAARIRQENQKFVADSSS; from the coding sequence ATGCCGCAAGCCAAAGCTCTGCTTCAGAATGGTGATCCTGCTCCCTGGTTGCTGGCGACATCGATCGCCGGAATCCCTTACAAGCTCGATTCGCACGCCGGCCGTTATCTGGTCGTCAGCTTCTTCCGCTCCGCGGGCGACGCGACGAGCCAGCAGTTACTGCGCGGCTTGGCTGCGATCGGTCAGCGCTTTGATTACGACAACGTGGGTTTTGTTGGCGTGAGTGTCGATCCACAGGATCAGGAACAAAACCGCTTGGCTGATCGGGGCAACGGCGTGCGGTTTGTCTACGATCTCGATCGGAGCGCGAGCAAACAGTTCGGCGCCGCGACGCTCGATCCGGTGTCGTCGCCAGAACAACGTGACCTGTATCGCCGGATGACAGTCGTGATCGATGAACGACTGCGCACCGTCGCCACGCTGTTGCTGGAAGACAATCGTGCCGACGAGCATCTAAAACAACTGCAAGCGATCCTCGATCGTCTGCCGCCGCTCCCCGCCGAATCGTTGGCAGCGGTGCAAGCGCCGATTCTGATCGTGCCGCGAGTCTTTGAGCCGGCGCTCTGCCGCGAGCTGATCGCTTACTACGAAACGCAGGGCGGTGAGGTTTCAGGATTCATGAAAGATGTGAACGGCAAGACGGTCGAGATTCACAACCCCGATCACAAGCAGCGGAAGGACTGTGAGATTGCCGACGAAGATCTGCGCAAGCGAGCGATGTTTGCCGTGCACGATCGAGTCGGCCCGGAGATCCAGCGCGCCTTTCAATTTCATGCGACGCGCATCGAACGGCACATCGTCGCTTGTTACGACGCCAATGACGGCGGGCATTTTCGTGCCCATCGCGACAATACGACGAAGGGAACAGCCCACCGCAAGTTCGCCGTCTCGCTCAATCTCAACACGGGCGAGTACGATGGCGGCCGCTTGCGCTTTCCGGAGTTCGGCCGGTTGCAATACGAAGCCCCGGCCGGCGGCGCGGTCGTCTTTTCTTGTTCGCTGCTTCACGAAGCGACGAAAATCACTCGCGGCAAGCGTTACGCCTATCTTCCTTTTCTCTACGACGAAGCGGCTGCCAGAATCCGTCAAGAGAATCAGAAGTTCGTAGCGGACTCATCTTCGTAA
- a CDS encoding DUF1611 domain-containing protein → MPRKIVCLTEGHSEPHAGKTAANVIRYRREEVVAMLDSTQVGKTSRELLAVTTGEPVPVIAKLAEAPGANTLLLGIAPPGGKIPASWRPIILEAISRKMDILSGLHDFLNNDAEFKAAADQAGVKLIDVRSNSEKSIARRKGLRPDCLRVHTVGHDCSIGKMVVSVEITNALKKRGWDSKFIATGQTGIMIEGDGLPIDCIVADFVSGAAEKMVLEHQHHQILLVEGQGSLVHPSYSGVTLSLLHGCAPQALILCYEVGRDTVTGVESVKIPPLAEIKKMFELMANIHQRCEVIGIAINSRRIDAAAAAAERARIKAEFGLPACDVLRDGPDELVDAVIAFHQRGGWQG, encoded by the coding sequence ATGCCACGCAAAATTGTCTGTCTCACCGAAGGGCACTCCGAACCACACGCGGGGAAGACCGCGGCCAATGTCATTCGCTACCGCCGCGAAGAAGTTGTCGCGATGCTCGATAGCACCCAGGTCGGCAAAACCAGCCGCGAACTGCTGGCCGTCACCACCGGCGAACCGGTACCGGTCATCGCCAAGCTCGCCGAGGCGCCCGGGGCCAACACGCTGTTGCTGGGTATCGCGCCGCCGGGAGGAAAGATTCCGGCCAGCTGGCGGCCGATCATCCTCGAGGCCATTTCGCGGAAGATGGACATCCTCTCCGGTCTGCATGATTTTCTGAATAACGACGCCGAGTTCAAAGCGGCTGCCGATCAGGCCGGCGTGAAGTTGATCGACGTTCGCAGCAACAGCGAAAAGTCGATCGCGCGGCGGAAAGGACTGCGGCCCGATTGCCTGCGAGTGCATACCGTCGGTCACGATTGCAGCATCGGCAAGATGGTGGTGTCGGTCGAAATCACGAATGCGCTGAAGAAGCGCGGCTGGGACTCGAAGTTTATCGCCACCGGCCAAACCGGCATCATGATCGAAGGGGACGGCTTACCCATCGATTGCATCGTCGCCGACTTCGTTTCCGGAGCCGCCGAAAAGATGGTACTTGAGCATCAGCACCATCAGATCCTGCTGGTTGAAGGGCAGGGGAGCTTGGTCCATCCGTCTTATTCCGGCGTCACGCTCAGCTTGCTGCATGGCTGTGCTCCGCAGGCGTTAATTTTGTGTTACGAGGTGGGCCGCGACACCGTCACCGGCGTGGAAAGCGTGAAGATTCCACCACTTGCGGAAATTAAAAAGATGTTTGAGCTGATGGCGAATATCCATCAGAGATGCGAAGTCATTGGAATAGCGATCAACAGCCGACGAATCGACGCCGCTGCCGCAGCCGCCGAACGAGCCCGCATCAAAGCGGAGTTCGGCTTGCCCGCCTGCGACGTGCTCCGCGACGGCCCCGACGAACTGGTCGACGCGGTGATTGCCTTTCATCAGCGAGGTGGCTGGCAGGGTTAG